A genomic stretch from Oleomonas cavernae includes:
- a CDS encoding Spy/CpxP family protein refolding chaperone, whose product MTTLRKLIAVGALLLTTTQAFAEDAHHPGGGTPATPPAASPAPGASPGMMGAGMMMSMMEPMMAPDRIEGRIAFLEAELKVTDAQRPLWNAFAEAIRANTRAMAGMMMEMQGAMMPAPGTASPTLLQRIESHERMLAARLDSLRQLKAALQPLYAALDDSQRQTADKLLMPAPMGPM is encoded by the coding sequence ATGACCACACTGCGTAAACTGATTGCCGTGGGTGCGTTGCTCCTGACCACCACCCAGGCCTTTGCCGAAGACGCCCATCATCCGGGCGGCGGAACGCCTGCAACCCCTCCCGCCGCCTCGCCGGCACCCGGCGCCAGCCCCGGCATGATGGGCGCCGGCATGATGATGTCGATGATGGAGCCGATGATGGCGCCGGATCGCATCGAGGGACGGATCGCATTCCTCGAGGCCGAACTCAAGGTTACCGATGCCCAGCGCCCGCTTTGGAACGCCTTTGCCGAAGCGATCCGCGCCAACACGCGCGCCATGGCCGGCATGATGATGGAAATGCAAGGCGCGATGATGCCGGCGCCGGGCACCGCATCGCCGACGCTGCTGCAACGGATCGAAAGCCACGAGCGCATGCTCGCCGCCCGCCTCGATTCCCTGCGCCAGTTGAAGGCAGCGCTGCAGCCGCTTTATGCGGCCCTCGACGACAGCCAGAGGCAAACAGCCGACAAGCTGCTCATGCCGGCCCCCATGGGCCCCATGTAG
- a CDS encoding DUF2933 domain-containing protein has translation MAIAGALVAIGFLLIAAFLVFSEHRVHVLGYLPYLLLLACPLMHLFMHHGHGHQGHGRHTGNKGPSPMAEDRRND, from the coding sequence TTGGCGATCGCGGGTGCCCTGGTCGCCATCGGGTTCCTGCTCATCGCCGCTTTCCTTGTCTTCTCCGAGCATCGAGTCCATGTCCTGGGGTATCTGCCCTATCTGCTTCTGCTCGCCTGCCCGTTGATGCACCTTTTCATGCACCACGGCCACGGCCACCAGGGCCATGGCCGACACACCGGCAACAAGGGGCCCTCGCCCATGGCGGAGGACAGGCGCAATGACTGA
- a CDS encoding methyltransferase family protein: MFIVFAASFVRLRTTRDWRSLGAFSAFILALFTEMYGFPLTIYLLSGWLGRQFPGVDFWSHDAGHLLETMFGWRANPHFGLFHLVSNILIFGGFWLLAKSWHVLFKAQHDRRLATSGPYAHVRHPQYVAFVIIMTGFLFQWPTLVTLFMFPILVWFYIRLAKREEAAAQAQFGTAWESYARATPAFIPRSQGHARAANTHSGGPTP, translated from the coding sequence GTGTTCATCGTGTTTGCGGCGAGTTTCGTCAGGCTGCGAACGACACGTGACTGGCGCTCGCTCGGCGCCTTCTCGGCCTTCATCCTCGCGCTCTTTACCGAGATGTATGGCTTTCCCTTGACCATCTATCTGTTGTCGGGCTGGCTCGGGCGCCAGTTTCCGGGCGTGGATTTCTGGTCCCATGATGCGGGGCATCTGCTCGAAACCATGTTCGGTTGGCGCGCCAACCCGCATTTCGGGCTCTTCCATCTCGTCAGCAATATCCTGATCTTCGGCGGCTTCTGGCTGCTTGCCAAAAGCTGGCATGTGCTTTTCAAGGCCCAGCACGACCGCCGCCTCGCCACGAGCGGCCCCTATGCCCATGTCCGCCATCCCCAATACGTCGCCTTTGTCATCATCATGACCGGCTTCCTGTTCCAATGGCCGACCCTGGTGACACTCTTCATGTTCCCGATACTGGTGTGGTTCTACATCCGCCTGGCGAAGCGGGAAGAAGCGGCCGCACAGGCCCAATTCGGCACCGCCTGGGAAAGCTATGCCCGCGCGACACCCGCCTTCATTCCCCGAAGCCAGGGCCATGCCCGGGCTGCAAACACCCATTCAGGAGGTCCGACCCCATGA
- a CDS encoding copper-transporting P-type ATPase codes for MNDHHTHAKAPGKPAGAEVAAPSAVYTCPMHPQIRQIGPGNCPICGMTLEPAVVTADTGPSAELVDMTRRFWIGLVLALPVLALEMGGHLTNLHMLLGAQASNWLQLVLATPVVLWAGWPFFVRAGQSLVTRHLNMFTLIAMGTGVAWAYSVVATAAPGIFPATFRAADGAVAIYFEAAAVITVLVLLGQVLELRAREQTGGAIRALLDLAPKAARRVRDDGTDEDVALEAVAVGDRLRVRPGEKVPVDGELIDGRSSVDESMITGESMPIAKEVGSKLIGGTLNQTGGFIMRAGKVGRDTMLAQIVRMVADAQRSRAPIQRLADEVSGWFVPVVITIAVLAFAAWGIWGPEPRFAHGLVAAVAVLIIACPCALGLATPMSIMVGVGRGAGLGVLIKNAEALERFEKIDTLVVDKTGTLTEGKPKVTALKAVGIAEDELLRLAATLERGSEHPLAAAIVDAAEARNLALGHAEDFDSPVGKGVTGSVDGRKLVIGSHRIMAEAGVVLTALTAAAEGLRGEGATVIFVAIDGSLGGLIAIADPVKATTPAAVQALKGAGVRVVMLTGDNKTTAQAVARRLGIDEVEAEILPEDKAKVVERLRQEGRIVAMAGDGVNDAPALAAADVGIAMGTGTDVAIESAGVTLLKGDLQGIMRARQLSRATMSNIRQNLFFAFIYNAAGVPVAAGVLYPAFGLLLSPVIAAAAMALSSVSVIANALRLRRARL; via the coding sequence ATGAACGACCACCACACCCATGCGAAGGCCCCCGGCAAACCGGCCGGGGCCGAGGTGGCGGCGCCAAGCGCCGTCTATACCTGCCCGATGCACCCGCAGATCAGGCAGATCGGGCCCGGCAATTGTCCCATCTGCGGCATGACGCTCGAACCGGCAGTGGTGACCGCCGACACCGGGCCGAGCGCCGAGCTCGTCGACATGACGCGGCGGTTCTGGATCGGCCTCGTCCTCGCCCTGCCCGTGCTCGCGCTCGAGATGGGCGGCCATCTCACCAACCTGCACATGTTGCTCGGCGCGCAAGCCTCGAACTGGCTCCAACTCGTGCTGGCAACGCCGGTGGTGCTTTGGGCGGGCTGGCCGTTTTTCGTCCGGGCAGGACAGTCGCTCGTCACCCGTCATCTCAACATGTTCACGTTGATCGCCATGGGCACGGGCGTCGCCTGGGCCTATAGCGTCGTCGCCACCGCCGCACCAGGGATATTCCCCGCGACCTTCCGGGCCGCCGACGGCGCCGTGGCGATCTACTTCGAGGCCGCCGCCGTCATCACCGTGCTGGTGCTGCTCGGCCAGGTGCTGGAGTTGCGCGCCCGCGAGCAGACCGGCGGCGCCATCCGCGCGCTCCTCGACCTGGCCCCCAAGGCCGCGCGCCGGGTCCGCGACGACGGTACGGACGAGGATGTGGCGCTCGAAGCTGTCGCGGTCGGCGACCGTCTTCGCGTCCGCCCGGGCGAGAAGGTGCCGGTGGATGGGGAGTTGATCGATGGCCGCAGTTCGGTCGACGAATCCATGATCACCGGCGAGTCGATGCCGATCGCCAAGGAAGTGGGCAGCAAGCTCATCGGCGGTACCCTCAACCAGACCGGCGGTTTCATCATGCGGGCAGGTAAGGTCGGCCGCGATACGATGCTGGCGCAGATCGTCCGCATGGTGGCCGACGCCCAGCGCTCGCGCGCACCGATCCAGCGCCTCGCCGACGAAGTCTCCGGCTGGTTCGTCCCGGTGGTCATCACGATCGCCGTCCTCGCCTTCGCCGCCTGGGGCATCTGGGGGCCGGAGCCGCGCTTCGCCCATGGCCTGGTTGCCGCGGTGGCGGTGCTGATCATCGCCTGCCCCTGCGCGCTGGGCTTGGCGACACCGATGTCGATCATGGTCGGCGTCGGCCGCGGGGCCGGGCTGGGCGTGCTCATCAAGAATGCCGAGGCCCTGGAGCGTTTCGAGAAAATCGACACGCTGGTGGTCGACAAAACCGGCACGCTGACCGAAGGCAAGCCCAAGGTTACCGCACTGAAAGCGGTCGGCATCGCCGAGGACGAGCTGCTGCGGCTGGCCGCGACCCTGGAACGCGGCAGTGAACACCCGCTCGCCGCGGCGATCGTCGACGCGGCCGAGGCGCGCAACCTTGCCCTGGGGCACGCCGAGGACTTCGACAGTCCCGTGGGCAAGGGGGTGACCGGCAGCGTCGACGGCCGCAAGCTGGTCATCGGCAGCCATCGCATCATGGCGGAGGCAGGCGTCGTGCTTACCGCCCTGACGGCGGCGGCGGAAGGGCTTCGCGGCGAAGGCGCCACCGTGATTTTCGTGGCCATCGACGGGAGCCTCGGCGGGCTCATCGCCATTGCCGACCCGGTCAAGGCCACGACCCCCGCCGCCGTCCAGGCACTCAAGGGTGCCGGGGTCCGCGTGGTCATGCTGACCGGGGACAACAAGACCACGGCGCAGGCGGTGGCCCGCCGGCTCGGCATCGACGAGGTCGAGGCCGAAATCCTGCCGGAGGACAAGGCCAAGGTGGTCGAGCGGCTGCGCCAGGAGGGGCGGATCGTCGCCATGGCCGGCGACGGCGTCAACGATGCGCCCGCCCTGGCCGCGGCCGATGTCGGTATCGCCATGGGCACCGGCACCGACGTGGCGATCGAAAGCGCCGGCGTTACCCTGTTGAAAGGTGATCTTCAGGGTATCATGCGGGCGCGCCAGCTCAGTCGCGCGACCATGAGCAATATCCGCCAGAACCTGTTCTTCGCCTTCATCTACAACGCCGCCGGCGTGCCTGTCGCCGCCGGCGTGCTCTATCCAGCCTTCGGTCTGCTGCTCTCGCCCGTCATCGCCGCGGCGGCGATGGCGCTCTCATCGGTCAGCGTCATCGCCAATGCCCTGCGGCTGCGCCGGGCACGCCTGTAG
- a CDS encoding PEP/pyruvate-binding domain-containing protein — translation MSEFAPLFIGIPGTADTLSVETAGAKATQLWRMSRLGLNVPPAFVLPTGLCAAINRNETDALEALEQGLRDGIAPLEAATGRRFGDARAPLLVSVRSGAAQSMPGMLETILDVGLNAVSVRGLIASTGNPRLAWDSYRRFIQIYGEVVEGVPAAAFDAALAGMISSEGVDGESSLDSEALERLTHEFQAIVIRAAGHPIPDDPMAQLSAAARAVYRSWDGARAREYRRLNGLDNLAGTAVTVQVMVFGNAGGKSGSGVAFSRNPATGANELYVDFLFDAQGEDVVAGRRMPGDAALLAARLPGPAQALAAGVKRLEREFHDIQDVEFTVEEGRLFFLQTRSAKRTPRAALRVLVDLVDEGLLDRATALARASAVDVAAAGTLRFATRPAAIARAISASPGVASGRIAFDSASAKARASGGDPVILVRHDTSTEDVGGFAVAAGILTAVGGRTAHAAVVARQLGRVCLVGCHELTIDETGRRGEIAGLAIEDGDWLSLDGESGEIALGRQEIVTDLPQVELAAIDSWRQP, via the coding sequence ATGAGCGAGTTTGCCCCCTTATTTATCGGGATCCCCGGCACGGCCGATACCCTGTCGGTCGAGACGGCCGGTGCCAAGGCGACACAATTGTGGCGCATGAGCCGGCTGGGCCTGAACGTGCCGCCCGCCTTCGTCCTGCCGACCGGGCTTTGCGCGGCGATCAATCGCAACGAGACCGATGCGCTCGAGGCGCTGGAGCAGGGTCTGCGGGACGGGATCGCGCCGCTGGAAGCCGCGACCGGCCGGCGCTTCGGCGATGCCCGGGCACCGCTCCTGGTCTCGGTGCGCTCGGGTGCTGCCCAATCCATGCCCGGCATGCTGGAAACCATCCTCGATGTCGGGCTGAACGCCGTCTCGGTTCGCGGCTTGATCGCCTCGACCGGCAATCCGCGCCTGGCCTGGGACAGTTACCGCCGCTTCATCCAGATCTATGGCGAGGTGGTCGAAGGCGTGCCAGCCGCGGCCTTCGATGCCGCGCTCGCCGGCATGATCAGCAGCGAAGGCGTCGACGGCGAGAGCAGTTTGGACTCCGAGGCCTTGGAACGGCTGACCCACGAGTTCCAGGCGATCGTCATCCGCGCCGCCGGCCACCCGATCCCGGACGATCCGATGGCGCAACTCTCCGCGGCGGCACGGGCCGTCTATCGCTCGTGGGACGGGGCGCGGGCCAGGGAATACCGGCGCCTGAACGGTCTCGACAATCTGGCGGGCACCGCCGTCACCGTGCAGGTGATGGTGTTCGGCAATGCCGGCGGCAAGTCCGGTTCCGGCGTGGCCTTCTCGCGCAATCCGGCCACCGGCGCCAACGAGCTCTACGTCGATTTCCTGTTCGATGCTCAGGGCGAGGATGTCGTCGCCGGCCGGCGCATGCCCGGCGATGCTGCCCTGCTGGCCGCGCGATTGCCCGGGCCGGCGCAGGCGCTGGCTGCCGGCGTCAAGCGCCTCGAGCGGGAATTCCACGATATCCAGGATGTCGAGTTCACCGTGGAGGAGGGGCGCCTGTTCTTCCTGCAGACCCGCTCGGCCAAGCGGACACCACGTGCCGCGCTGCGCGTGCTGGTCGACCTGGTCGACGAGGGCCTGCTCGACCGGGCCACGGCGCTGGCAAGGGCCTCGGCGGTTGACGTTGCTGCTGCCGGCACCCTGCGCTTCGCGACCAGGCCGGCGGCGATCGCCCGGGCGATATCGGCGTCGCCGGGGGTGGCGAGCGGGCGCATCGCCTTCGACAGCGCCAGTGCCAAGGCCCGTGCCTCGGGCGGGGACCCGGTCATCCTGGTCCGCCACGACACCTCGACCGAGGATGTCGGGGGCTTTGCCGTGGCCGCGGGGATATTGACCGCCGTCGGCGGGCGCACGGCGCATGCCGCGGTCGTGGCCCGGCAGCTCGGCCGGGTCTGCCTGGTCGGCTGTCATGAACTGACCATCGACGAGACCGGCCGCCGCGGCGAGATCGCCGGCTTGGCGATCGAGGACGGCGACTGGCTGTCGCTGGACGGCGAGAGCGGCGAAATCGCCCTGGGCCGGCAGGAGATCGTCACGGACTTGCCGCAAGTGGAACTCGCGGCGATCGACTCCTGGCGGCAGCCCTGA
- a CDS encoding acyl-CoA thioesterase has product MSNEPSGLVHPSTRGLEPIIRTAALPKDANGNGDIFGGWILSHMDIAAGVLAARPAGGRVATVAITAMTFHKAVYVGDLVSIYGDVVKIGRTSLTVHLETWVDRHRARDGHIIPPERVRVTEGTFVMVAIDDEGRPRPVDSQGA; this is encoded by the coding sequence ATGAGCAATGAACCGTCCGGCCTGGTCCACCCGTCGACCCGGGGGCTGGAGCCGATCATCCGCACCGCCGCCCTGCCCAAGGATGCCAACGGCAACGGCGATATCTTCGGCGGCTGGATCCTCAGCCACATGGACATCGCCGCCGGCGTGCTCGCCGCCCGGCCCGCCGGCGGCCGAGTCGCGACCGTCGCCATCACCGCCATGACCTTCCACAAGGCGGTCTATGTCGGCGACCTGGTGTCGATCTACGGCGATGTCGTGAAGATCGGGCGGACCTCGCTGACCGTGCATCTGGAGACCTGGGTCGACCGCCACCGGGCGCGCGACGGCCACATCATCCCGCCCGAACGGGTGCGGGTGACCGAGGGCACCTTCGTCATGGTCGCGATCGACGACGAGGGCCGGCCGCGCCCGGTCGACTCGCAGGGTGCCTGA
- the parE gene encoding DNA topoisomerase IV subunit B, producing the protein MTMSDSEDLFDRTPTSGDYSAKDIEVLEGLEPVRKHPGMYVGGTDERAFHHLAAEILDNAMDEAVAGHANRIEVELAADGRLTIRDNGRGIPVDPHPKFKDKSALEVILTTLHSGGKFSGKVYATSGGLHGVGSSVVNALSEEMVIEVARDRQVWQQTYVRGKPTTKLLPLGTVQNRRGTTITFKPDPEIFGTALHFRPGRLYRMARSKAYLFRGVEIRWSCAPELIPVGDTTPASDALRFPGGLADFLAASIDGTPTTTPTPFVGQARLPGSNSGEVEWAVAWPIDGDPFIHTYCNTVPTPLGGTHEAGLRSALARALKGFGELTNNKRASQITAEDIIGGATALLSLFIPDPQFQGQTKEKLTSPEATRLVEAAIKDRFEHWLTSDPAAGTALLEYAIARAEERLKKRADKETSRKTATRKLRLPGKLTDCARDSAQGTEIFLVEGDSAGGSAKQARDRATQAVLPLRGKILNVASAAAGKLEANQELSDLVLALGCGAGSRFREGDLRYERVIIMTDADVDGAHIASLLMTFFWREMPGIIRSGHLYLALPPLFRITQGAKSVYAMDDEDKERRIKRDFKPGAKVEISRFKGLGEMPAAQLRETTMDVKKRVLLRVTVLEGEEVDTTGMVDRLMGKKAETRFAFIQENAGRATDLDI; encoded by the coding sequence ATGACGATGAGCGATTCTGAAGACCTTTTCGATCGCACCCCGACCAGCGGTGATTATTCGGCCAAGGACATCGAAGTCCTGGAGGGCCTGGAACCCGTCCGCAAGCACCCCGGCATGTATGTCGGCGGCACCGACGAGCGTGCCTTCCATCACCTGGCAGCCGAAATCCTCGACAATGCGATGGACGAAGCCGTCGCCGGCCATGCAAACCGCATCGAAGTGGAACTGGCCGCCGACGGCCGCCTGACCATCCGCGACAACGGGCGCGGCATTCCCGTCGACCCTCACCCAAAGTTCAAGGACAAATCCGCCCTCGAAGTGATTCTGACCACCCTCCATTCGGGCGGGAAATTCAGTGGCAAGGTCTATGCAACCTCCGGCGGGTTGCACGGCGTCGGATCCTCCGTCGTCAACGCGTTATCGGAGGAAATGGTGATCGAGGTTGCCCGCGACCGGCAGGTTTGGCAGCAGACCTATGTTCGCGGTAAACCGACGACAAAGCTTCTGCCCTTAGGCACCGTGCAGAACCGGCGCGGCACGACGATCACCTTCAAACCCGACCCGGAGATCTTCGGCACGGCGCTCCATTTTCGCCCGGGCCGGCTTTATCGGATGGCGCGGTCCAAAGCCTACCTCTTCCGCGGCGTCGAGATTCGTTGGTCTTGCGCACCCGAATTGATTCCGGTTGGCGACACCACCCCTGCCAGCGATGCGCTGCGCTTTCCTGGTGGCTTGGCCGATTTTCTGGCCGCATCAATCGACGGCACGCCGACGACGACTCCCACCCCCTTTGTTGGCCAGGCCCGCTTGCCGGGCAGCAACTCAGGGGAGGTGGAATGGGCTGTTGCTTGGCCGATCGATGGCGATCCTTTTATTCATACATACTGCAATACCGTGCCTACACCTTTAGGCGGTACGCATGAGGCTGGTTTACGCAGCGCCCTTGCCCGCGCACTCAAGGGCTTTGGCGAACTGACCAACAACAAACGCGCCAGCCAGATCACAGCGGAAGATATTATTGGCGGGGCTACCGCCCTGCTGTCCCTTTTCATTCCAGATCCGCAATTCCAGGGTCAGACCAAAGAGAAGCTAACCAGCCCCGAGGCGACGCGGCTCGTCGAAGCCGCTATCAAGGATCGCTTCGAACATTGGCTGACCTCCGATCCGGCGGCCGGCACCGCTTTGCTCGAGTATGCGATCGCCCGCGCCGAGGAGCGCCTGAAGAAGCGCGCCGACAAGGAAACCAGCCGTAAGACCGCGACCCGCAAGCTGCGCCTGCCCGGCAAGCTGACGGATTGCGCGCGCGATTCCGCCCAGGGGACCGAGATCTTCCTGGTCGAGGGCGACTCGGCCGGCGGTTCGGCCAAGCAGGCACGCGACCGGGCGACCCAGGCCGTGTTGCCCCTGCGCGGCAAGATCCTGAACGTCGCCTCGGCTGCCGCGGGCAAGCTCGAGGCCAACCAGGAACTGTCGGACCTGGTCCTGGCGCTGGGTTGCGGCGCCGGCTCGCGCTTCCGCGAGGGCGACCTGCGCTACGAGCGGGTCATCATCATGACCGACGCGGATGTCGACGGCGCCCATATCGCCTCGCTGCTGATGACCTTCTTCTGGCGCGAGATGCCGGGGATCATCCGCTCGGGCCACCTCTACCTGGCCCTGCCGCCCCTGTTCCGCATCACCCAGGGCGCCAAGTCCGTCTACGCCATGGACGACGAGGACAAGGAGCGGCGGATCAAGCGCGACTTCAAGCCCGGCGCCAAGGTCGAGATCAGCCGCTTCAAGGGCCTGGGCGAAATGCCCGCGGCGCAGTTGCGCGAAACCACC